Sequence from the Deltaproteobacteria bacterium genome:
TTCAAAGCATGAAAAACGAGAACAAGCACCAAAAAATATTAAAGGCGGCCATAAAAGTTTTTGCCGAGAAGGGATTTTACAACTCCCGGGTTGCGGAGATCGCTAAGGAAGCCGATGTCGCTGACGGCACGATCTATCTCTATTTTAAGAATAAAGATGATATCCTCATTTCCTTGTTTGAGGAGGAATTCGGCCAGATCGTCGAGAACACGAGGAAAGAGCTGGAAAAAGAAAAGGATCCCCTCCAGAAGATCAGGCGCTTTGCCATAATGCATCTTTCCATTGTATTTAAGCAGCAACAACTTGGCGAAGTTCTGGGAGTGGAGGTACGCCAGAGCAGTAAATTCATGAAAGAATACATCAACAAACCTTTTATCGAATACCTCAACCTGATTCGTTCGATCGTGATCGAAGGGCAGGAGAGGGGGTTAATCCGCAAGGACCTCACTCCGGGGATCATGAAAAGGGCCCTCTTTGGGGCGCTGGATGAGATGGCCCGTTACTG
This genomic interval carries:
- a CDS encoding TetR/AcrR family transcriptional regulator produces the protein MKNENKHQKILKAAIKVFAEKGFYNSRVAEIAKEADVADGTIYLYFKNKDDILISLFEEEFGQIVENTRKELEKEKDPLQKIRRFAIMHLSIVFKQQQLGEVLGVEVRQSSKFMKEYINKPFIEYLNLIRSIVIEGQERGLIRKDLTPGIMKRALFGALDEMARYWVLSAKKKHSINEAALQISDVFIRGMMSEEAQKNYPWPS